A single genomic interval of Thermus sp. LT1-2-5 harbors:
- the rpsG gene encoding 30S ribosomal protein S7, producing MARRRRAEVRQLQPDLVYGDVVVSAFINKIMREGKKNLAARIFYEACRIIQEKTGQEPLKVFKQAVENVKPRMEVRSRRVGGANYQVPMEVSPRRQQSLALRWLVQAANQRPERGAAVRIAHELMDAAEGKGGAIKKKEDVERMAEANRAYAHYRW from the coding sequence ATGGCGCGGAGAAGAAGAGCAGAGGTACGCCAACTCCAGCCCGATCTGGTCTACGGGGACGTGGTGGTGTCGGCTTTCATCAACAAGATCATGCGGGAAGGGAAGAAGAACCTGGCTGCCCGCATCTTCTACGAGGCCTGCCGCATCATCCAGGAGAAGACCGGGCAGGAGCCTTTGAAGGTCTTTAAGCAGGCGGTGGAGAACGTGAAGCCCCGCATGGAGGTGCGTTCCCGCCGCGTGGGCGGGGCCAACTATCAGGTGCCCATGGAGGTTTCTCCCCGCCGACAGCAGTCCTTGGCCCTGCGCTGGCTGGTGCAGGCAGCCAACCAGCGCCCCGAGCGCGGCGCCGCGGTGCGCATCGCTCACGAACTCATGGACGCCGCCGAGGGCAAGGGCGGGGCGATCAAGAAGAAGGAGGACGTGGAGCGCATGGCCGAGGCCAACCGCGCCTACGCCCACTACCGGTGGTAA
- the fusA gene encoding elongation factor G yields the protein MAVKVAYDLKRLRNIGIAAHIDAGKTTTTERILYYTGKIHKIGEVHEGAATMDFMEQERERGITITAAVTTCFWKDHRINIIDTPGHVDFTIEVERSMRVLDGAIVVFDSSQGVEPQSETVWRQAEKYKVPRIAFANKMDKTGADLWLVIRTMQERLGARPVVMQLPIGREETFSGIIDVLRMKAYTYGNDLGTDIREIPIPEEYLDQAREYHEKLIEVAADFDENIMLKYLEGEEPSEEELVAAIRKGTIDIKITPVFLGSALKNKGVQLLLDAVVDYLPSPLDIPPIRGTTPEGEEVEIHPDPDGPLAALAFKIMADPYVGRLTFIRVYSGTITSGSYVYNTTKGRKERVARLLRMHANHREEVEELRAGDLGAVVGLKETITGDTLVGEDAPRVVLESIEIPEPVIDVAIEPKTKADQDKLSQALARLAEEDPTFRVSTHPETGQTIISGMGELHLEIIVDRLKREFKVDANVGKPQVAYRETITRPVDVEGKFIRQTGGRGQYGHVKIKAEPLPRGSGFEFVNAIVGGVIPKEYIPAVQKGIEEAMQSGPLIGFPVVDVRVTLYDGSYHEVDSSEMAFKIAGSMAIKEAVQKGDPVILEPIMRVEVTTPEEYMGDVIGDLNSRRGQILGMEPRGNAQVIRAYVPLAEMFGYATDLRSKTQGRGSFVMFFDHYQEVPKQVQEKLIKGQ from the coding sequence ATGGCGGTTAAGGTAGCGTACGACCTAAAACGGCTCCGCAACATCGGCATCGCCGCGCACATCGACGCCGGCAAGACCACCACCACCGAGCGCATCCTCTACTACACCGGCAAGATCCACAAGATCGGCGAGGTCCACGAGGGCGCGGCCACCATGGACTTCATGGAGCAGGAAAGGGAGCGGGGCATCACCATCACCGCCGCCGTGACCACCTGCTTCTGGAAGGACCACCGCATTAACATCATCGACACCCCGGGCCACGTGGACTTCACCATCGAGGTGGAGCGCTCCATGCGGGTGCTGGACGGGGCCATCGTGGTCTTTGACTCCAGCCAGGGGGTGGAGCCCCAGTCGGAAACCGTCTGGCGCCAGGCGGAGAAGTACAAGGTGCCCCGCATCGCTTTCGCCAACAAGATGGACAAGACGGGGGCCGACCTTTGGCTGGTGATCCGCACCATGCAGGAGCGCCTGGGGGCGCGTCCGGTGGTGATGCAGCTCCCCATCGGCCGGGAGGAAACCTTCTCGGGGATCATCGACGTTCTACGCATGAAGGCCTACACCTACGGCAACGATCTGGGGACGGACATCCGGGAGATCCCCATCCCCGAGGAGTACCTGGACCAGGCCCGGGAGTACCACGAGAAGCTCATCGAGGTCGCCGCCGACTTTGACGAGAACATCATGCTCAAGTACCTCGAGGGCGAAGAGCCCAGCGAGGAAGAGCTGGTGGCGGCCATCCGCAAGGGCACCATCGACATCAAAATCACCCCGGTGTTCCTGGGCTCGGCCCTGAAGAACAAGGGGGTGCAGCTCCTCCTGGATGCGGTGGTGGACTACCTGCCCTCCCCCTTGGACATCCCCCCCATCCGGGGCACCACGCCGGAAGGGGAAGAGGTGGAGATCCACCCCGACCCCGACGGCCCCTTGGCGGCCTTGGCCTTCAAGATCATGGCCGACCCCTACGTGGGCCGCCTCACCTTCATCCGCGTCTACTCCGGCACCATCACCTCCGGCTCTTACGTCTACAACACCACCAAGGGCCGCAAGGAGCGGGTGGCCCGGCTTCTTCGGATGCACGCCAACCACCGGGAGGAGGTGGAGGAGCTCAGGGCCGGGGACCTGGGGGCGGTGGTGGGCCTGAAGGAAACCATCACCGGGGACACCCTGGTGGGCGAGGACGCTCCCCGGGTGGTCCTGGAGTCCATTGAGATCCCCGAGCCGGTTATCGACGTGGCCATCGAGCCCAAGACCAAGGCGGACCAGGACAAGCTTTCCCAGGCCCTGGCCCGTTTGGCGGAGGAAGACCCCACCTTCCGGGTGTCCACCCACCCCGAAACCGGCCAGACCATCATCTCCGGGATGGGCGAGCTCCACCTGGAGATCATCGTGGACCGGCTCAAGCGGGAGTTCAAGGTGGACGCCAACGTGGGCAAGCCCCAGGTGGCCTACCGGGAAACCATCACCCGCCCCGTGGACGTGGAGGGCAAGTTCATCCGCCAGACCGGTGGCCGGGGCCAGTACGGCCACGTGAAGATCAAGGCCGAGCCCCTGCCTCGAGGCTCCGGCTTCGAGTTCGTCAACGCCATCGTGGGCGGCGTGATCCCCAAGGAGTACATCCCCGCCGTCCAGAAGGGCATTGAAGAGGCCATGCAGTCGGGGCCCCTCATCGGCTTCCCCGTGGTGGACGTCAGGGTCACCCTTTACGACGGCTCCTACCACGAGGTGGACTCCTCGGAAATGGCCTTCAAGATCGCCGGCTCCATGGCCATCAAGGAGGCGGTGCAGAAGGGGGACCCGGTGATCCTCGAGCCCATCATGCGGGTGGAGGTCACCACCCCCGAGGAGTACATGGGGGATGTCATTGGCGACCTGAACTCCCGCCGGGGCCAGATCCTGGGGATGGAACCCCGGGGCAACGCCCAGGTGATCCGGGCCTATGTG